In a single window of the Methanolobus psychrophilus R15 genome:
- a CDS encoding PAS/PAC sensor signal transduction histidine kinase — protein sequence MKYRQAHNILQKVIESPKDVVIFALDEDYRYIAFNKNHQMTMDHIWNAKIEIGVNMLDYIKYPADAEKAKVNFDRVLAGESFTVVEEYGDSLLERKWYENVYSPLEGDKGNVIGLTLFLTDITERKQVEMALLQAKALAEESNKIKSEFIANMSHELRTPLNSILGFSQILNEKMFGDLNEKQMRYVSNILNSGTHLLDLINDILDISKIESGNMEYAPEIIDIKEVMDEIIVLTEPLVKEKNIDFEVSSEFERLEINADKMKIKQIIFNLLSNAIKFTPKNGKVWFDSKIMTGTVQISISDNGIGIPLEEQKAIFEPFKQVNSSANRTHGGTGLGLAIVKYYVEMHSGEIHVESEVGKGSTFTFTIPIGLRNN from the coding sequence TTGAAATATAGGCAGGCACACAATATACTGCAAAAGGTCATTGAAAGCCCTAAAGATGTTGTCATATTTGCTCTTGATGAAGATTACCGCTACATTGCCTTCAATAAAAATCACCAGATGACAATGGATCATATATGGAATGCCAAAATAGAAATTGGTGTCAATATGCTTGATTACATCAAATATCCTGCAGATGCGGAAAAAGCAAAAGTGAATTTTGATAGAGTACTTGCAGGAGAATCCTTCACGGTTGTTGAAGAATACGGTGATTCTTTACTCGAAAGAAAATGGTATGAGAATGTGTACAGTCCGCTTGAAGGCGATAAAGGAAATGTTATCGGACTTACTCTGTTCCTGACCGACATCACTGAACGTAAACAAGTTGAAATGGCACTTCTTCAAGCCAAGGCCCTGGCTGAAGAATCTAATAAGATAAAATCAGAGTTCATTGCGAACATGAGCCATGAACTTCGTACACCGCTCAATTCAATCCTTGGTTTTTCCCAGATATTGAATGAAAAAATGTTTGGAGATCTGAATGAAAAACAAATGCGTTATGTCTCTAATATACTGAATAGTGGCACTCATCTGTTAGACTTAATCAATGATATTCTTGATATTTCAAAAATAGAATCTGGCAATATGGAATATGCACCTGAGATAATTGATATCAAAGAAGTAATGGATGAAATCATAGTATTAACGGAACCTCTGGTAAAAGAGAAGAATATTGATTTTGAAGTCAGCAGTGAATTTGAAAGGCTGGAAATAAATGCAGACAAGATGAAAATCAAACAAATCATATTTAATCTTCTTAGCAACGCAATCAAATTTACACCGAAAAACGGCAAAGTGTGGTTTGATTCTAAAATAATGACTGGAACTGTTCAGATCTCTATATCAGATAATGGTATTGGCATTCCACTAGAAGAACAAAAAGCTATATTTGAGCCATTTAAGCAAGTTAATTCATCCGCAAACCGCACTCATGGAGGAACTGGATTAGGACTTGCAATTGTTAAGTACTATGTAGAGATGCATTCAGGGGAGATACATGTTGAAAGTGAAGTTGGTAAGGGAAGTACATTCACATTTACAATACCGATTGGTTTGAGAAACAATTGA
- a CDS encoding transposase — MDDLTDFALNEEYKRLQSVGDKLAEIESLIDWKPFRPILESMYKNRTASGGRPEADVIVMFKMLVLQQWHGLSDAELERQCIDRISFRKFLGFPEYVPDSKTVWSFRKRISDNGKEKEIWDEMQKQLNALGLKIKKGMIQDATFIHSNPGHAKADEPRGKDAKTARSKDGTWAKKGGKSHFGYKLHTIIDKEYELIRRFETTTASVHDSQVDLSEVGEVVYRDKGYFGAVAKGFAATMQRAVRGHPLGINDVLRNERISVQRVPCERVYAVAKEVFKAGKVLVTNVERVNVKMLITAFSFNLHQLRTLKRKGTI; from the coding sequence ATGGATGATTTGACTGATTTTGCTCTTAATGAAGAATATAAACGCCTTCAATCCGTTGGAGACAAGCTTGCAGAAATAGAATCACTTATTGATTGGAAACCGTTTCGTCCAATTCTGGAATCAATGTACAAGAACAGAACAGCTTCAGGCGGCAGGCCTGAAGCTGATGTTATTGTGATGTTTAAAATGCTTGTTCTACAACAGTGGCATGGTCTTTCTGATGCTGAACTTGAAAGACAGTGTATTGACAGAATATCCTTTAGGAAATTTCTGGGGTTTCCTGAATATGTTCCAGACAGTAAAACTGTCTGGTCATTTAGAAAGAGAATTAGCGATAATGGAAAAGAGAAAGAAATATGGGACGAGATGCAAAAACAGCTTAATGCTCTTGGATTGAAGATCAAAAAAGGGATGATCCAGGATGCCACATTCATCCACTCCAACCCTGGACATGCTAAAGCTGATGAACCTCGTGGAAAGGATGCTAAAACAGCTAGAAGCAAAGATGGAACCTGGGCAAAAAAAGGTGGCAAATCTCATTTTGGCTACAAGCTTCATACAATTATTGATAAGGAATATGAACTGATCAGAAGATTTGAAACAACAACTGCATCAGTACATGATTCACAGGTAGATCTATCTGAAGTGGGTGAAGTAGTCTACCGTGACAAAGGATACTTTGGAGCAGTTGCAAAGGGTTTTGCAGCAACAATGCAAAGAGCGGTAAGAGGACATCCATTAGGAATAAACGATGTTCTCAGAAATGAAAGGATAAGTGTACAGCGAGTTCCATGTGAAAGAGTCTATGCAGTAGCAAAGGAAGTGTTCAAAGCAGGAAAAGTGCTTGTCACAAATGTGGAAAGGGTGAATGTAAAAATGCTGATTACAGCTTTTTCTTTTAATCTTCATCAATTGAGAACACTGAAAAGGAAGGGAACTATCTAA
- a CDS encoding transposase, which translates to MIIKNTDYVKANAFAFYSINGNSIIDFMKSSKTEDVCEFLEKIVEQNPGKRIILVLDNARSHHAKKTISKARDLKITLVFLPPYSPDLNPVEFVWKTIKREVSVKFVKSKEHLRNIIKMEFMRIESSLSFAKKWIETFNAQIKSVIC; encoded by the coding sequence TTGATAATAAAAAATACGGATTACGTTAAAGCAAATGCATTTGCGTTTTATTCGATCAACGGGAACAGTATCATTGATTTTATGAAAAGCTCAAAAACAGAAGATGTGTGTGAATTCCTGGAAAAAATTGTAGAGCAAAACCCAGGGAAAAGAATAATTCTTGTTCTCGATAATGCAAGATCGCATCATGCAAAGAAAACGATAAGTAAAGCGAGAGATTTAAAAATAACACTTGTGTTCCTACCACCTTATTCACCTGATCTAAATCCAGTAGAATTTGTCTGGAAAACAATCAAAAGAGAAGTGTCAGTCAAATTTGTCAAATCAAAAGAACATTTGAGGAATATTATCAAAATGGAATTTATGAGGATAGAGAGCTCATTATCGTTTGCAAAAAAATGGATAGAAACATTTAATGCACAAATAAAAAGTGTGATTTGTTGA
- a CDS encoding translation initiation inhibitor: protein MLDELETGGVYMKMNHPPSRKSQKEVSEMSVEYINPAGLHRKPAFSQVAVVPANARTIYIGGHNSANLSGEIIGKGDMGIQARQIFKNLEIALLAAGARIEHIIKWNIYVVQGQSSRAGFEEFQRIWGSRPNPPLITVLFVVGLANLDFLIGMDAVAVAPESMG, encoded by the coding sequence ATGCTTGACGAACTTGAGACTGGAGGCGTCTATATGAAAATGAACCATCCTCCGTCAAGGAAAAGCCAGAAAGAAGTGTCAGAAATGAGCGTTGAGTACATAAACCCGGCAGGGCTGCACAGGAAACCGGCCTTCTCGCAGGTAGCTGTCGTACCTGCCAATGCACGCACAATCTATATCGGCGGTCATAACTCGGCCAACCTCTCGGGCGAAATAATCGGAAAAGGGGATATGGGTATTCAGGCCAGACAGATATTCAAAAATCTCGAAATCGCACTTTTGGCCGCAGGAGCACGGATTGAACACATTATCAAGTGGAATATCTATGTTGTGCAGGGACAATCCTCACGCGCTGGTTTTGAAGAGTTTCAGCGTATATGGGGGAGCCGTCCGAATCCACCACTGATCACGGTGCTTTTTGTAGTCGGACTGGCTAATCTGGATTTTCTTATAGGGATGGATGCAGTTGCAGTTGCTCCGGAAAGCATGGGTTGA
- a CDS encoding methyl-accepting chemotaxis sensory transducer encodes MDLKKISISHKILLISLLLTILPVTIVGFYAYEQTEAGTWSQLEEHLNDQSFLEKVYIESTFSLAQDKVNSDLGVARAVFYSNGNPEIVDGQMILGGDYVVNNNFEIVDNVKNMVGGTATIFQVLDGEAVRISTNVIIDEGERAVGTKVSQPVYETVVNKGETFYGRAWVVNAWYLTAYEPIRNSAGEIIGILYVGVLEDPFISTIKNHMGGIVVGETGYVYIMDSEGNLVLHPIMEGENIYEHDFVKEIINNKEGIINYEWQGREKIAGYTYYEPNDWYIVSNTYCEEFAGPLLAIRNSLIIAVLVFVILGVLASFLLSKSISDGIQKIVTEFDDITNATLQGKLDRRANIDVGIDLEAIPRGFNQVLDAVKENDEKLQAFIDNVPVGMFRTIVFNATYYTY; translated from the coding sequence ATGGATTTAAAAAAAATAAGTATTAGTCATAAAATATTGTTAATATCTTTGTTATTAACTATATTACCCGTAACTATTGTTGGTTTTTATGCTTACGAGCAAACAGAAGCTGGTACTTGGTCTCAATTAGAAGAGCATTTGAATGACCAATCATTCCTTGAAAAAGTTTATATAGAGTCTACTTTTTCCCTTGCACAAGATAAAGTAAATAGTGACTTAGGAGTTGCAAGGGCCGTTTTTTACTCTAACGGTAATCCTGAAATTGTTGATGGACAAATGATACTAGGAGGAGATTATGTTGTCAACAATAATTTTGAGATTGTCGATAATGTCAAGAATATGGTAGGAGGGACTGCTACTATATTTCAGGTACTGGATGGAGAGGCTGTAAGAATCTCTACTAACGTTATTATTGATGAGGGAGAAAGAGCAGTCGGTACCAAAGTGTCGCAACCAGTGTATGAGACAGTCGTCAACAAAGGTGAAACGTTCTACGGAAGGGCATGGGTGGTCAATGCTTGGTATCTGACTGCATACGAACCGATCAGAAATAGTGCTGGTGAGATTATAGGTATTCTTTACGTTGGTGTTCTTGAAGATCCATTTATCAGTACGATAAAGAATCATATGGGTGGAATTGTTGTAGGTGAGACTGGATATGTCTATATAATGGATTCAGAAGGAAATCTTGTACTTCACCCTATTATGGAAGGTGAGAATATCTATGAGCATGACTTTGTAAAAGAGATTATCAATAACAAAGAAGGTATTATTAATTATGAGTGGCAAGGTCGCGAAAAAATTGCAGGCTACACGTATTATGAACCAAATGATTGGTATATAGTATCAAATACTTATTGTGAAGAGTTTGCAGGTCCTCTACTGGCAATTAGGAACAGTTTAATAATAGCTGTTTTAGTCTTTGTAATTCTTGGTGTTTTAGCTTCATTCCTTCTAAGCAAATCTATTTCTGATGGAATTCAAAAAATAGTTACTGAATTTGATGACATAACCAATGCTACTCTTCAGGGTAAACTAGACAGGAGAGCAAATATTGATGTAGGTATTGATTTAGAGGCGATACCCAGGGGTTTCAATCAGGTACTGGATGCTGTGAAAGAGAATGATGAAAAGCTCCAGGCATTCATAGACAATGTCCCTGTTGGGATGTTCCGTACTATAGTGTTCAACGCAACTTACTACACGTATTAA
- a CDS encoding ISA1083-3 transposase, which yields MAGKEQILIDRKVILDEINDLITHENNSRVLKRLYFVKFRYLGDSVEEAAIKVGVTKKTGYCWQESWNKGGYAALMPNFGGGRKSKLTDEQKKELRALLENKDYWTTREVWKLIKEKYGVEYSEKQVGVILHSFNMYHSKPYPLDYRRPKNAEEILKKTNRSNSKKYWSR from the coding sequence ATGGCGGGGAAAGAACAAATTCTGATTGACCGAAAGGTAATTCTCGACGAGATTAACGATTTGATCACACACGAGAACAATTCAAGAGTGTTGAAAAGGCTCTATTTTGTTAAATTTAGATATTTAGGGGATTCTGTAGAAGAAGCTGCTATTAAAGTAGGAGTGACTAAGAAAACAGGATATTGCTGGCAAGAAAGTTGGAATAAAGGCGGCTATGCCGCCTTAATGCCAAATTTTGGCGGAGGTAGGAAATCCAAACTTACTGATGAACAAAAAAAGGAATTAAGAGCTTTGTTGGAAAATAAGGATTACTGGACTACAAGAGAAGTCTGGAAGTTAATAAAGGAAAAATATGGCGTAGAATATTCAGAGAAACAAGTAGGAGTTATACTTCACAGTTTTAACATGTATCACTCAAAGCCATATCCCCTTGACTACAGAAGACCTAAAAACGCTGAAGAGATCTTAAAAAAAACTAACCGAAGCAATTCCAAAAAATATTGGTCAAGATGA
- a CDS encoding PAS/PAC sensor hybrid histidine kinase: MILSANVNPERRGELINVLAKQGHVENFEFEALRADGKHAWLMINARTNVKSKPGDNPFLIDGFVLDITERKKAEEALKKPN; the protein is encoded by the coding sequence TTGATACTTTCTGCAAATGTTAATCCAGAACGTCGTGGCGAGCTTATCAATGTCCTTGCAAAACAGGGTCATGTTGAGAATTTTGAATTTGAGGCTTTACGTGCAGATGGTAAACATGCATGGTTAATGATCAATGCAAGAACAAATGTAAAATCAAAACCAGGCGACAATCCCTTTTTAATAGATGGTTTTGTCCTTGACATTACAGAACGTAAGAAAGCAGAAGAAGCACTGAAAAAACCGAATTGA
- a CDS encoding ISA1083-3 transposase, producing the protein MAGKEQILIDRKVILDEINYLITHENNSRVLKRLYFVKFRYLGDSVEEAATKVGVTKKTGYCWQESWNKGGYAALMPNFGGGRKSKLTDEQKKELRALLENKDYWTTREVWKLIKEKYGVEYSEKQVGVILHSFNMYHSKPYPLDYRRPKNAEEILKKTYRSNSKKYWSR; encoded by the coding sequence ATGGCGGGGAAAGAACAAATTCTGATTGACCGAAAGGTAATTCTCGACGAGATTAACTATTTGATCACACACGAGAACAATTCAAGAGTGTTGAAAAGGCTCTATTTTGTTAAATTTAGATATTTAGGGGATTCTGTAGAAGAAGCTGCTACTAAAGTAGGAGTGACTAAGAAAACAGGATATTGCTGGCAAGAAAGTTGGAATAAAGGCGGCTATGCCGCCTTAATGCCAAATTTTGGCGGAGGTAGGAAATCCAAACTTACTGATGAACAAAAAAAGGAATTAAGAGCTTTGTTGGAAAATAAGGATTACTGGACTACAAGAGAAGTCTGGAAGTTAATAAAGGAAAAATATGGCGTAGAATATTCAGAGAAACAAGTAGGAGTTATACTTCACAGTTTTAACATGTATCACTCAAAGCCATATCCCCTTGACTACAGAAGACCTAAAAACGCTGAAGAGATCTTAAAAAAAACTTACCGAAGCAATTCCAAAAAATATTGGTCAAGATGA
- a CDS encoding TetR family transcriptional regulator, translating into MTDMNPTNQQILHSGRHFLQCRGYNGFSYKDISQKLGIKNASIHHYYPRKEDLVVALLEERRKNLATSIAQMMESERSAREQLQYYFDYALQEFDEGKSICPPGSVIIDFEELPEKVQKQDMLLFDAILDWLTDVLRTGLEQEEFDFSDSVEAQAEMVVETLMGARLLSSIKGRKTLVRAISSIKSCLGWRD; encoded by the coding sequence ATGACAGATATGAATCCTACCAATCAACAGATACTCCATTCTGGAAGACACTTTTTGCAATGTAGGGGCTATAATGGATTCAGCTATAAGGATATTTCCCAGAAACTGGGAATAAAAAATGCTTCAATACATCATTATTACCCTAGAAAAGAAGATCTTGTTGTTGCTTTGCTTGAAGAAAGAAGAAAGAACTTAGCCACGTCTATTGCACAAATGATGGAATCCGAAAGGTCTGCTCGTGAGCAGCTTCAATATTATTTTGATTATGCATTGCAGGAGTTTGATGAAGGCAAAAGTATCTGTCCTCCTGGCTCAGTGATTATTGATTTTGAAGAACTCCCGGAGAAAGTTCAAAAGCAAGATATGTTGTTATTTGATGCTATACTTGACTGGCTTACCGATGTTCTCAGAACTGGTCTGGAACAAGAGGAATTTGATTTTTCAGATTCAGTCGAAGCACAAGCAGAAATGGTAGTTGAAACTTTAATGGGTGCCAGACTGTTATCTAGCATTAAAGGTAGAAAGACACTTGTCAGAGCAATTTCTTCAATCAAATCCTGTCTTGGGTGGAGGGATTGA
- a CDS encoding membrane alanine aminopeptidase, producing the protein MERVYKYYPEDFGELTVKVVHMDLLFDIFADHTKVSSHLQLRTLDNPINDLELNCKNLEILSISCREYGIDYEYRKKEDILLIKFNQVIPENTEILITTKTICRPTNNILEGLYYDETPAGAPPQQITQCQQWGLQRLVPCIDDMEAKCTYTTTIIADKRYTNLITNGDIKETRHSVGSERDRIVYDNSITPMSPYLFFLGVGTYDTFKREFEYPDGHTFDLELLVPPGSGTVIAQRALDVLYDSVMWIHLFTGSPEQYDQFEKRKEIMALVRERDRLKNKANNANGQIETIREDLKKAAGSIQTGYRYTGTVYREIGMQNSNFGGMENVGNTTITTNRIMPFPLMTDGAFEYMIRVKVHEFYHNLNGSEVTGKSPFELWLNEAVTVHIERRYHAYHFGEAYSRLEEVLELLAPGSGTFALDRGAASMPIIPDGFNDPDDLITSVTYVKAPEFVSMIETLMGKETFARALNVYYSRYKHSNASSWDWIEVMEEVSRQEFKDMAKTWLKQTQFPLLHVKSSYDEKEKTFTLFLEQEVPAKGTFWDFPVCAALVDKEGKDLAEVMEWMKDKEKKIVIKNVDKPAFLSLNRGYSFFGKVVHDVDIDELILQTKKDRDLINRFIAFFKIVDIEKMKLIEDTNRLPSKEFTDLYHELIRDHDLMKKAGAQFLTIFESVEDEKLAHKYQLLFEVKQKLLKAIASKHEDSLISLYRTYNEKDDKSQDYLNEQINAIKDRQVKNKCLSVLSTLDNPTVHDMIRKQFEAARSATDKLSAFGYYLDSSAPDRIHFMQAFQREAEKHPVSWEAFLRVIGGNSSEDVIDLVRQVEQCKAFRIEQANDQRALYGSFASNRKKSLQTEEGRKLLGDIVLRLARVNEYNTVHILNVFANIDKMEDKYHIPLVGMLIDFLDKLDPDLTPSVYNRIRKILLNTPKAMNKYEEIYGKINLV; encoded by the coding sequence ATGGAAAGAGTATACAAATATTATCCGGAAGATTTTGGAGAATTAACTGTAAAAGTTGTACACATGGACCTACTTTTCGATATTTTTGCCGATCACACAAAGGTATCATCCCATCTTCAATTAAGAACCCTTGACAATCCCATCAATGACCTGGAGCTGAATTGCAAGAACCTTGAGATTCTATCCATAAGTTGCAGGGAGTATGGTATTGATTATGAGTACCGGAAAAAAGAAGATATCCTCTTGATCAAATTTAACCAGGTAATACCTGAAAACACAGAGATCTTGATCACTACTAAGACTATCTGCAGACCTACTAATAATATACTGGAAGGACTCTATTATGACGAAACTCCTGCAGGCGCTCCACCACAGCAGATTACCCAGTGTCAGCAATGGGGACTCCAAAGACTTGTGCCATGCATAGACGACATGGAAGCAAAATGCACCTATACTACAACCATCATTGCCGATAAGAGATATACCAATCTCATAACCAACGGCGATATTAAGGAAACAAGGCATTCGGTTGGAAGTGAAAGAGACAGAATTGTATATGACAATTCAATCACCCCTATGTCTCCCTATCTTTTTTTCCTGGGTGTTGGGACCTATGATACATTCAAAAGGGAATTCGAGTATCCGGATGGACATACCTTTGACCTGGAACTGTTGGTGCCTCCTGGTTCTGGCACAGTGATAGCTCAGAGAGCTCTTGATGTTCTCTACGATTCTGTTATGTGGATCCATCTTTTCACAGGTAGTCCTGAACAATACGATCAGTTTGAAAAGCGCAAAGAGATCATGGCCCTGGTTCGGGAAAGGGACCGGCTTAAAAACAAGGCGAACAATGCTAATGGACAGATCGAAACGATCAGAGAGGACCTGAAGAAGGCAGCAGGATCGATACAAACCGGATACAGATATACAGGTACCGTTTACAGGGAGATCGGAATGCAGAATTCCAATTTTGGCGGTATGGAAAATGTAGGAAATACAACTATTACCACCAATCGCATAATGCCCTTCCCTCTGATGACCGACGGTGCTTTTGAGTATATGATAAGGGTGAAGGTCCATGAATTCTACCACAACCTGAACGGCTCCGAGGTAACAGGAAAAAGTCCTTTTGAACTGTGGCTTAACGAGGCAGTTACCGTCCATATAGAAAGAAGATACCACGCATACCATTTTGGAGAAGCATACAGTCGTCTTGAGGAGGTCCTTGAGCTCCTGGCTCCCGGCTCCGGAACCTTTGCACTTGACAGAGGAGCAGCCTCCATGCCTATCATTCCAGATGGATTCAATGACCCTGATGATCTTATAACTTCAGTGACCTATGTAAAAGCTCCGGAATTTGTGAGTATGATAGAAACCCTGATGGGGAAAGAAACATTTGCCAGGGCATTGAATGTCTATTATTCCAGATATAAACACTCGAATGCTTCAAGCTGGGACTGGATCGAAGTAATGGAAGAGGTTTCGAGACAGGAATTTAAAGATATGGCAAAAACATGGCTTAAACAGACACAGTTCCCGCTGCTCCATGTAAAGTCTTCTTATGATGAAAAAGAAAAAACTTTTACATTATTCTTAGAACAGGAAGTTCCAGCAAAAGGGACATTCTGGGATTTCCCGGTTTGTGCAGCCCTTGTAGATAAGGAAGGGAAGGATCTTGCCGAAGTTATGGAGTGGATGAAGGATAAGGAGAAAAAGATAGTTATCAAGAACGTGGACAAACCTGCTTTTTTATCTCTGAACCGAGGATATTCTTTTTTTGGCAAAGTGGTTCATGATGTGGATATTGATGAGCTGATCTTGCAGACCAAAAAAGATCGGGATCTAATAAACAGGTTCATTGCCTTCTTCAAAATAGTGGATATCGAAAAAATGAAACTTATTGAGGACACAAATCGTCTTCCCTCAAAAGAGTTCACAGACCTCTATCATGAGCTCATCAGGGATCATGACCTCATGAAGAAAGCAGGAGCTCAGTTCCTGACAATCTTTGAATCTGTGGAGGATGAGAAACTCGCACACAAGTATCAGTTGTTATTTGAGGTTAAGCAAAAACTTCTCAAAGCAATAGCAAGCAAACATGAAGATTCCTTAATATCACTCTATCGGACTTACAACGAAAAGGATGATAAAAGCCAGGATTACCTAAATGAGCAGATAAATGCAATCAAGGATCGCCAGGTAAAGAACAAGTGTCTCTCTGTCCTTTCAACCCTCGATAATCCCACAGTTCACGATATGATCAGGAAACAGTTTGAGGCTGCCCGGAGTGCGACGGATAAATTAAGTGCTTTTGGTTATTATCTTGACAGCTCGGCACCTGACAGAATTCATTTTATGCAAGCTTTCCAGAGAGAGGCTGAAAAACATCCGGTAAGTTGGGAGGCCTTCTTGAGGGTTATAGGAGGTAATAGTAGCGAGGATGTAATTGATCTGGTAAGACAGGTTGAACAATGCAAGGCTTTTAGGATAGAACAGGCAAATGACCAGAGAGCTCTTTATGGAAGTTTTGCATCGAACCGAAAGAAATCTTTGCAAACCGAAGAGGGACGAAAACTGCTTGGGGATATAGTTCTCCGGCTGGCCAGAGTCAATGAGTACAATACCGTACACATACTCAATGTCTTTGCCAATATTGATAAGATGGAAGACAAATATCACATACCTCTGGTGGGAATGCTGATTGATTTCCTGGATAAGCTTGATCCGGATCTTACACCAAGCGTGTACAACCGCATCCGGAAGATACTGCTCAATACTCCAAAAGCCATGAATAAATATGAAGAGATCTATGGAAAAATCAACCTGGTGTGA
- a CDS encoding transposase: protein MIIKNTDYVKANAFAFYSINGNSIIDFMKSSKTEDVCEFLEKIVEQNPGKRIILVLDNARSHHAKKTISKARDLKITLVFLPPYSPDLNPVEFVWKTIKREVSVKFVKSKEHLRNIIKMEFMRIESSLSFAKKWIETFNAQIKSVNC, encoded by the coding sequence TTGATAATAAAAAATACGGATTACGTTAAAGCAAATGCATTTGCGTTTTATTCGATCAACGGGAACAGTATCATTGATTTTATGAAAAGCTCAAAAACAGAAGATGTGTGTGAATTCCTGGAAAAAATTGTAGAGCAAAACCCAGGGAAAAGAATAATTCTTGTTCTCGATAATGCAAGATCGCATCATGCAAAGAAAACGATAAGTAAAGCGAGAGATTTAAAAATAACACTTGTGTTCCTACCACCTTATTCACCTGATCTAAATCCAGTAGAATTTGTCTGGAAAACAATCAAAAGAGAAGTGTCAGTCAAATTTGTCAAATCAAAAGAACATTTGAGGAATATTATCAAAATGGAATTTATGAGGATAGAGAGCTCATTATCGTTTGCAAAAAAATGGATAGAAACATTTAATGCACAAATAAAAAGTGTGAATTGTTGA